The Chelonoidis abingdonii isolate Lonesome George chromosome 21, CheloAbing_2.0, whole genome shotgun sequence genome contains a region encoding:
- the MRPL10 gene encoding large ribosomal subunit protein uL10m isoform X2, whose product MAAAAWCCRAPCRTGWLPSLQIVRHAKSVTRHWKAMHFERQKLMAVTEYIAPKPAVPEKCIAPRIKAVKEENGYAKLLRWQVAETFKDSKMIAVCQHNFTPSEEMLLMKHRLRKHNIHVKFFPNERVRRSEAAGSQNMEGFGLVPHLVLNAVVFKRSALHTNCETLPVSIQIQEPPASLCGLQSHVSEPRNQGEGNVANTEECATDKPPRCLH is encoded by the exons ATGGCGGCCGCGGCTTGGTGCTGCCGGGCACCCTGCCGGACGG GCTGGCTGCCCTCCCTGCAGATCGTCCGCCACGCCAAGTCGGTCACTCGTCACTGGAAGGCGATGCACTTTGAGCGGCAGAAACTGATGGCGGTGACGGAGTACATTGCCCCCAAACCGGCCGTCCCAGAGAAGTGCATCGCTCCCCGCATCAAAGCAGTCAAGGAG gagAATGGCTATGCAAAGCTGTTACGCTGGCAAGTGGCAGAGACGTTCAAGGACAGTAAAATGATCGCTGTGTGTCAGCACAACTTTACGCCCAGCGAGGAAATGCTGCTCATGAAACACCGCCTCAGGAAGCACAACATCCATGTCAAGTTCTTCCCTAATGAG CGAGTTAGGAGATCTGAGGCAGCTGGGTCCCAAAACATGGAGGGTTTCGGACTCGTTCCCCACCTGGTTCTGAATGCAGTTGTTTTCAAGCGAAGTGCACTGCACACAA ATTGTGAGACCCTACCTGTCAGTATCCAAATACAAGAACCTCCTGCCTCTCTTTGTGGGCTGCAATCTCATGTTAGTGAGCCCAGAAATCAAGGTGAAGGAAATGTTGCGAATACTGAAGAATGTGCCACAGATAAACCTCCTAG GTGCCTGCATTGA
- the LRRC46 gene encoding leucine-rich repeat-containing protein 46, which yields MSRDLQQTPTEERRSITDSLIAQRNLSCPTEKETPESISKALASLLTIRLDRENICTISNLQGLREVRSLYLQENQIETIENLSCLPNLRFLSLAGNLVRVVENLQDLRQLQFLDLSQNRIETLDPDELPWTLLILNLSGNRCTHQNSYRELVLGALPHLMKLDTQLVPSWRDPDPAEEEEGASDDSDSEEDDDVPELTGPFCADKEFFAGLRQELAGRSQRRRQEALSEHQARLEELTERQRLMQPPGDLGPGSRKGPAEEGAAGGRSPAPGLLEPHPKSGSRLLSLPKARGSTRSGTPRTGGQSKRGSGARLKPPKWEASTIVKTAARATKK from the exons ATGTCCAGGG ACCTTCAGCAGACCCCCACAGAGGAAAGGAGGAGCATCACTGACTCTCTCATCGCCCAGAGAAACCTGTCCTGCCCCACAGAAAAAGAGACCCCAGAGAGCAT ATCCAAGGCCTTGGCATCTCTGCTCACCATCCGCTTGGACAGGGAGAACATTTGCACTATCAGCAACCTGCAGGGTCTGAGAGAGGTCCGCAGTCTCTACCTGCAAGAG aacCAAATTGAGACTATTGAGAATCTCAGCTGCCTTCCCAACCTCCG gtTTCTCTCGCTGGCTGGGAACCTTGTCCGGGTAGTGGAGAACCTCCAGGACCTGCGGCAACTGCAGTTCCTGGACCTGTCACAGAACCGGATCGAGACACTGGACCCTG ATGAGCTGCCCTGGACCCTCCTCATCCTGAACTTATCGGGAAACAGGTGCACCCACCAGAATAGCTACAG AGAGTTGGTGCTCGGGGCCTTGCCCCATCTCATGAAGTTGGACACCCAGCTTGTCCCCAGCTGGAGGGACCCTGACCCagcggaggaggaggaaggagcttCTGATGACAGTGACtctgaggaagatgatgatgtcCCTGAGCTGACTGGTCCTTTCTGTGCAGACAAAG agTTCTTTGCAGGTCTCCGGCAGGAGCTGGCTGGCCGCTCACAGAGGAGGCGGCAGGAAGCACTGAGCGAACACCAGGCCCGGCTGGAGGAGCTCACAGAGCGACAGAGACTGATGCAGCCGCCAGGAGATCTGGGCCCAGGAAGCCGGAAGGGACCAGCGGaggagggagctgcaggagggagatCGCCAGCCCCTGGGCTGCTTGAGCCGCACCCCAAGTCCGGATCTCGGCTGCTTTCTCTACCAAAGGCAAGAGGCTCTACGAGGTCTGGCACCCCACGCACTGGTGGGCAGAGCAAGCGTGGGAGCGGGGCCCGCCTCAAGCCCCCGAAATGGGAGGCTTCCACCATAGTTAAAACTGCAGCCAGAGCAACAAAGAAGTGA